One window of the Magnolia sinica isolate HGM2019 chromosome 19, MsV1, whole genome shotgun sequence genome contains the following:
- the LOC131234593 gene encoding sulfite reductase [ferredoxin], chloroplastic-like, with the protein MNKVKINDLEKVLEPFLYNWRHKRQQGEFFSNFTTRLGFNKLKEIIEKCEDLAKAPASFNLKFFADKDTYEAMEELAKLQNKTAHQLTMEVIRNFVAAQQNGKSE; encoded by the exons ATGAATAAGGTGAAGATtaatgatctagaaaaggttttGGAGCCATTTTTATACAACTGGAGACACAAACGCCAACAGGGAGAATTTTTCAGCAATTTCACAACCCGCCTG GGCTTTAACAAACTGAAAGAGATAATTGAGAAGTGTGAGGACTTAGCAAAGGCACCAGCATCATTTAATCTAAAGTTTTTTGCGGACAAAGACACATATGAAGCCATGGAAGAACTTGCAAAGCTGCAGAACAAGACTGCTCACCAACTGACCATGGAAGTCATCCGTAACTTTGTTGCCGCCCAGCAAAATGGCAAAAGTGAATGA
- the LOC131235174 gene encoding uncharacterized protein LOC131235174 isoform X1 yields MALAVDCLLGFRMYPCCCDCAIFLCDSFAGSSTSTSAVVSIEGVTKISFSGSVATTVPLSNACVISDWMSLLLPLAVERGVCVITNMGASKNFLSFTELATFQLHDIDE; encoded by the exons ATGGCCTTGGCAGTGGATTGCCTACTCGGTTTCCGAATGTACCCATGTTGTTGTGATTGTGCAATTTTTTTATGTGATTCTTTTGCAGGTTCTTCTACTTCAACATCTGCAGTTGTCTCCATTGAAGGTGTAACAAAAATCAGTTTTTCTGGTTCTGTTGCCACTACAG TCCCGCTTTCTAATGCTTGTGTAATTTCAGATTGGATGTCTTTACTCCTACCTTTGGCTGTGGAAAGAGGAGTTTGTGTAATTACCAATATGGGTGCAAGTAAGAATTTCTTATCATTCACTGAGCTTGCAACATTTCAATTACATGATATTGATGAATAG
- the LOC131235174 gene encoding uncharacterized protein LOC131235174 isoform X2, producing MALAVDCLLGFRMYPCCCDCAIFLCDSFAGSSTSTSAVVSIEGVTKISFSGSVATTDWMSLLLPLAVERGVCVITNMGASKNFLSFTELATFQLHDIDE from the exons ATGGCCTTGGCAGTGGATTGCCTACTCGGTTTCCGAATGTACCCATGTTGTTGTGATTGTGCAATTTTTTTATGTGATTCTTTTGCAGGTTCTTCTACTTCAACATCTGCAGTTGTCTCCATTGAAGGTGTAACAAAAATCAGTTTTTCTGGTTCTGTTGCCACTACAG ATTGGATGTCTTTACTCCTACCTTTGGCTGTGGAAAGAGGAGTTTGTGTAATTACCAATATGGGTGCAAGTAAGAATTTCTTATCATTCACTGAGCTTGCAACATTTCAATTACATGATATTGATGAATAG